The Sandaracinaceae bacterium genome includes a window with the following:
- a CDS encoding IS3 family transposase, producing the protein DYIHFFYNLERRHSLLGYLSPVEFELKTQVAALAA; encoded by the coding sequence GCGATTACATCCATTTCTTCTACAATCTCGAGCGGCGCCACTCGCTGCTGGGTTACCTCAGCCCCGTCGAGTTCGAACTGAAGACCCAGGTCGCCGCGTTGGCGGCATAG